In one Mustela lutreola isolate mMusLut2 chromosome 8, mMusLut2.pri, whole genome shotgun sequence genomic region, the following are encoded:
- the LOC131838328 gene encoding patched domain-containing protein 3-like has translation MPPGVGVDDMFIMISAWQKTSLMDNIKQRLSSVYSKVAVSITITTITNVLAFYTGIMTSFRSVQYFCIYTGTTLLFCYFYNITCFGAFLDLDGERERVCLRWLKKPETPDQKCSSLKRSCCLPCDSLPEEEETDVHPMNVFFRDYFGPFLTRTESKFFVVLLYILCNISSIYGCFQVQEGLDLRNLASDDSYITPYFNVEEEYFSDYGPRVMVIVTETLNYWDEGVRPKLEICLSDLENSDHVDKSLTEFWLREYVQYTEKSQQDVNDKDTFMNNLPNFLTHFPLFMYDINISSSHEIISSRGFIQTVGVSSSINKKTMLSQLRSKAEKCEIPLMVYNQAFIYFDQYTAILENTVRNVIVASTAMFIVALLLILHPLCSLWVTFAIASVIVGVTGFMAFWNVNLDSISMINLIICIGFSFDFSAHISYAFVSSSKPSVNQKSIEALYLLGYPVLQSALSTVIGVCVLSAAKAYIFRTFFKIMFLVMVFGAAHGLIFIPVFLTFF, from the exons ATGCCTCCAG gtgtCGGGGTTGATGATATGTTCATAATGATTTCTGCCTGGCAGAAGACCAGCCTCATGGATAACATAAAACAGCGTCTGTCCAGTGTCTATTCCAAAGTGGCAGTGTCGATTACAATTACCACCATCACCAACGTCCTGGCCTTCTATACAGGGATTATGACCTCTTTCAGGTCCGTACAGTACTTTTGCATCTATACAGGAACAACCCTGCTCTTTTGTTATTTCTATAACATCACCTGTTTTGGGGCCTTTCTGGACCTGGATGGTGAAAGAGAAAGAGTCTGTCTACGCTGGTTGAAAAAGCCAGAAACTCCTGACCAAAAATGCTCCTCATTGAAAAGATCCTGCTGTCTTCCATGTGATTCTCTCCCGGAAGAAGAAGAAACGGATGTCCATCCCATGAATGTGTTCTTTCGGGACTATTTTGGCCCTTTTCTGACAAGAACTGAGTCCAAATTTTTTGTAGTGCTTTTATACATTTTGTGCAACATAAGTAGCATCTATGGGTGTTTCCAAGTGCAGGAAGGTTTAGACCTTCGAAATTTGGCAAGTGACGATTCCTACATCACACCATATTTTAATGTagaagaagaatatttttcaGATTATGGTCCCAGAGTTATGGTTATTGTTACAGAAACTCTTAACTACTGGGATGAAGGTGTTAGGCCAAAACTGGAAATATGTCTGTCAGATTTGGAAAACAGTGACCATGTAGATAAAAGTCTTACAGAGTTTTGGTTACGAGAGTATGTGCAATATACGGAAAAGAGCCAGCAAGATGTAAATGATAAGGATACTTTTATGAATAATTTGCCCaattttttaacacattttccactttttatGTATGATATTAACATTTCATCATCACATGAAATCATTTCTTCCCGGGGCTTCATTCAGACCGTGGGTGTTTCTTCTTCAATCAATAAGAAGACGATGTTATCCCAGTTACGAAGCAAAGCTGAAAAGTGCGAAATTCCCCTAATGGTGTATAACCAGGCATTCATATATTTTGATCAGTATACTGCAATATTAGAAAATACTGTTCGAAATGTCATTGTTGCATCAACCGCTATGTTCATTGTTGCCTTATTGTTAATTCTTCACCCACTGTGTTCCTTGTGGGTGACTTTTGCTATTGCTTCTGTGATTGTGGGAGTAACGGGTTTCATGGCATTCTGGAATGTCAATCTTGATTCCATATCCATGATTAATCTTATCATTTGTATAGGGTTTTCTTTCGATTTTTCTGCACACATTTCTTATGCATTTGTTTCCAGTTCTAAGCCCTCGGTAAACCAAAAATCAATTGAGGCATTGTATCTGCTAGGCTATCCAGTGTTACAAAGTGCACTTTCAACAGTAATAGGGGTGTGTGTTTTATCTGCAGCTAAAGCATACATCTTCAggacattttttaagattatgtttcTTGTTATGGTATTTGGGGCTGCTCACGGCCTAATTTTTATTCCAGTATTCTTAACCTTTTTTTGA